The Glycine soja cultivar W05 chromosome 3, ASM419377v2, whole genome shotgun sequence genome window below encodes:
- the LOC114405697 gene encoding uncharacterized protein LOC114405697 has translation MQGRSPDQESVGSGTKRSSVSSGGRPRNQKEFFYKFVESDSLTAKLVDWFESVTEKSELKQQAFDVPFELIELQKFDYALEGISFQQLTRMPNAVHASTSDAVEATAYLAIEDFLHASIKGLWEAFWSQDEPMPFSVDCLYNANMKFYQAEKAIANGRLGGLCGTGILLNNPRHPHGKWDHVLELALLRPDIGGHAVGSDRQPSPSVLGEALFYALRMLLARSLSRLSFFPDPSTVFVLLVDSQYGGVVKVEGDVNKLNFDMKNVYECAAEWVKNHSRISVSPIDRIWNKLGNANWGDIGALQVLFATFHCIVQYAGMPKHSVEDLAADHSSRLQTRRVERQLGDTGVNGNGLFRYQQRSVSPEIVEVQDDSVKVDSKESMITEGTILWLEDSDWQKGYQIKEVINTSELTYFIASHVEDPGQNLFLYVGSHPSQLEPAWEDMNLWYQVQRQTKVLTIMKQKGLSSKYLPQLSASGRIIHPGHCRRPSSGGNCDHPWCGTPILVTSPVGETVAEMVRTGQFGSDEAIRCCHDCLSALSTVASAGIRHGDIRPENVICVKSGVRHPYFVLIGWGHAILEDRDRPAMNLHFSSTYALQEGKLCSASDAESLVYMLYYSCGGVFPDLDSVEGALQWRETSWSRRLIQQKLGDISTVLKAFADYVDSLCGTPYPMDYDIWLRRLRRNIREDDHGKEIDGTG, from the exons ATGCAAG GTAGATCCCCAGACCAGGAATCAGTAGGGTCTGGGACAAAGAGGTCCAGTGTATCATCGGGGGGTAGGCCTCGAAATCAGAAGGAGTTCTTctataaatttgttgaaagtgACAGCCTGACTGCAAAACTTGTAGATTGGTTTGAATCTGTAACAGAAAAAAGTGAATTGAAACAGCAGGCATTTGATGTTCCATTTGAGTTGATTGAACTTCAAAAATTTGATTATGCATTGGAAGGAATTTCATTTCAGCAGCTAACACGAATGCCCAATGCTGTTCATGCTTCTACATCTGATGCTGTAGAAGCAACAGCTTATCTTGCTATTGAAGATTTTCTACATGCAAGTATAAAAGGCTTGTGGGAGGCATTTTGGAGTCAAGATGAGCCCATGCCTTTTTCTGTGGATTGTCTGTATAATGCCAACATGAAGTTTTATCAGGCTGAAAAGGCAATTGCAAATGGAAGGCTTGGAGGTCTTTGTGGCACTGGTATATTGCTGAATAATCCTAGACATCCTCATGGAAAATGGGATCATGTCCTTGAATTGGCACTGCTAAGGCCTGATATTGGAGGCCATGCTGTTGGCAGTGACCGCCAGCCTTCTCCATCAGTTCTTGGAGAAGCTCTATTTTATGCTCTTCGAATGCTATTGGCAAGGAGTTTAAGTAGACTGAGTTTCTTTCCAGATCCAAGCACAGTGTTTGTTCTTCTTGTTGATTCTCAATACGGGGGTGTTGTAAAGGTTGAAGGAGATGTAAATAAGCTCAATTTTGATATGAAAAATGTTTATGAATGTGCTGCTGAATGGGTAAAAAATCATTCTAGAATTTCTGTTTCTCCAATTGATAGGATCTGGAACAAACTTGGAAATGCAAACTGGGGAGATATCGGTGCTCTTCAGGTGCTATTTGCAACCTTCCACTGTATTGTGCAATATGCTGGAATGCCCAAGCACTCTGTCGAGGATTTAGCTGCTGACCATAGTTCACGCCTCCAAACAAGAAGAGTTGAGAGGCAGTTAGGAGATACAGGTGTAAATGGAAATGGCCTATTTCGATACCAGCAACGTAGTGTTTCCCCTGAAATTGTTGAAGTTCAGGATGATTCTGTCAAAGTTGATTCCAAAGAGTCAATGATAACAGAAGGAACCATATTATGGCTGGAGGATTCAGATTGGCAAAAGGGTTATCAGATAAAAGAGGTAATCAACACTAGTGAATTGACATACTTCATTGCATCTCATGTTGAAGACCCAGGACAAAATCTGTTCCTATACGTGGGTTCTCATCCGTCCCAGCTGGAACCAGCATGGGAAGATATGAATTTATGGTATCAAGTTCAGAGGCAGACCAAAGTATTGACTATAATGAAGCAGAAAGGTCTATCAAGCAAATATCTGCCTCAATTGAGTGCCTCTGGTAGGATCATACACCCAGGCCATTGTCGCCGGCCCAGCTCTGGTGGAAATTGTGATCACCCTTGGTGTGGGACCCCTATTCTTGTGACCAGTCCAGTTGGTGAAACAGTAGCTGAAATGGTACGCACAGGGCAATTTGGTTCAGATGAAGCTATCAGATGTTGCCATGATTGCTTATCAGCGCTTTCAACTGTTGCTTCTGCTGGAATTCGGCATGGAGACATCAGGCCAGAGAATGTGATCTGTGTAAAGTCTGGTGTGAGGCACCCTTATTTTGTTCTAATTGGATGGGGCCATGCCATTCTTGAAGATAGGGATCGCCCTGCCATGAATCTTCATTTCTCATCTACTTATGCACTTCAGGAAGGAAAGCTATGCTCCGCTTCAGATGCGGAAAGCCTAGTTTATATGCTTTATTATTCATGTGGTGGAGTTTTCCCTGATCTAGATTCAGTAGAGGGAGCGCTACAGTGGAGAGAGACATCTTGGTCAAGGAGATTAATTCAGCAGAAGCTTGGTGATATCTCCACTGTGCTGAAAGCTTTTGCTGATTATGTTGACAGTCTCTGTGGGACACCATATCCCATGGACTATGACATATGGCTGAGAAGGTTGAGGCGAAATATTCGCGAAGATGATCATGGAAAGGAAATCGATGGAACGGGCTAG